A window of the Cicer arietinum cultivar CDC Frontier isolate Library 1 chromosome 6, Cicar.CDCFrontier_v2.0, whole genome shotgun sequence genome harbors these coding sequences:
- the LOC101506656 gene encoding uncharacterized protein yields MKIRRFCLSQPLQPQQTMFLFSTRSRFVSLFIPKKFLPFNFIPSFCFSASTLFPQFNNPHLDNSISLFNSLLRKNPTPPPIEFGKILGSIVKAKHYSIAISLFQQMEIRGINPDFVTCSLLINCFCQLGHITFAFSVFSKILKRGYHPNTITLNTLIKGFCLKGEVHKALHFHDKVVAQGFQLNQVSYGTLINGLCKVGETRAALELLRRVDGKLVQPNVVMYSTIIDSMCKDKLVSDACDLYSEMVVKRISPDVVTYNALISGKEGIDLFNKMTMENINPNVYTFNILIDAFCKEGKLKEAKNVFLVMMKNDIKPDIVTYSCLIDGYCLVNEVNRAKSIFNIMAQRGLAPDVKSYTIMINGLCKIKMVDEAMNLFKEMQSRKFFPNVVTYNSLIGGLCKLGRITYALELVIDMHDRGQPPNIYTYNSILDALCKSHDVDKAIALLKKFKDLGIQPNMCTYNILLNGLCKSGRIKDSQKIFEYLLVKGYNLDVYAYTIMIQGFCNKGLLDEALDLFSKMKDNGCIPDALTYEIVIHSLFEKYEIEKAEKLLREMIVRGLL; encoded by the coding sequence ATGAAAATTCGAAGGTTTTGTTTATCGCAGCCACTGCAACCACAACAAacaatgtttttgttttcaacTAGGTCAAGGtttgtttctcttttcattCCCAAAAAGTTTCTTCCTTTTAATTTCATTCCCTCCTTTTGCTTCTCAGCTTCAACCCTATTCCCTCAATTCAATAATCCTCATCTTGACAATTCCATTTCATTGTTCAATTCTTTGCTCCGTAAGAATCCTACCCCACCACCCATTGAATTTGGCAAGATTTTAGGTTCCATTGTGAAAGCTAAGCATTACTCAATTGCTATTTCCCTTTTTCAACAAATGGAAATTAGGGGAATTAACCCTGACTTTGTAACTTGCAGTCTCTTAATCAATTGTTTTTGCCAATTAGGTCATATCACTTTTGCTTTCTCTGTTTTCTCAAAGATTCTCAAAAGGGGTTATCACCCAAATACAATAACTTTGAATACACTCATCAAGGGTTTTTGTCTCAAAGGCGAGGTTCATAAAGCATTGCACTTTCATGACAAGGTGGTAGCACAAGGATTTCAGTTGAATCAAGTTAGTTACGGGACTTTGATCAACGGGTTATGTAAAGTTGGAGAAACAAGAGCAGCTCTAGAGTTGCTGAGACGAGTTGATGGGAAATTGGTTCAACCTAATGTGGTAATGTACAGCACGATTATTGATAGTATGTGCAAAGATAAACTTGTTTCTGATGCTTGTGATTTATATTCTGAAATGGTTGTCAAGAGAATTTCTCCTGATGTTGTCACTTACAATGCACTAATTAGTGGCAAAGAAGGAATTGATTTGTTTAATAAAATGACAATGGAAAACATCAACCCAAATGTgtatacttttaatatattgattGATGCTTTTTGTAAGGAAGGGAAGTTGAAAGAAGCTAAAAATGTGtttcttgtgatgatgaaaAATGACATAAAGCCAGATATTGTTACTTACAGCTGTTTAATTGATGGATATTGCCTCGTTAATGAAGTGAACAGGGCTAAGAGTATATTCAACATTATGGCCCAAAGGGGATTGGCTCCTGATGTTAAGAGCTACACTATCATGATTAATGGACTCTGTAAGATTAAAATGGTTGATGAAGCCATGAACCTCTTCAAAGAAATGCAGTCCAGAAAATTTTTTCCCAATGTTGTAACTTACAATTCCCTCATTGGTGGGTTGTGCAAATTGGGGAGAATTACATATGCTTTGGAGCTTGTCATTGATATGCATGATAGGGGCCAACCACCTAATATATATACTTACAATTCTATATTGGATGCTTTATGCAAAAGCCATGATGTTGACAAGGCAATTgcattattgaaaaaatttaaagacttGGGTATTCAACCAAATATGTGCACATATAATATTCTTCTCAATGGATTGTGTAAAAGTGGACGAATAAAGGATTCACAAAAGATTTTTGAATATCTTTTGGTCAAAGGCTACAATCTTGATGTCTATGCATATACCATTATGATACAAGGGTTTTGTAACAAGGGCTTGTTGGACGAAGCGTTggatttgttttcaaaaatgaaaGACAATGGCTGCATTCCAGATGCTTTAACTTATGAAATAGTTATTCATTCCCtctttgaaaaatatgaaattgaaaaaGCGGAGAAACTTCTTCGGGAAATGATTGTGAGAGGTCTTCTTTAA